A region of the bacterium genome:
CGCGCCGGGTGATCTCGGAGTTCTGCGAATACACCCTGCGCGAGGTCGATCTTTCGCGTGAGGCCGACAGCGCCGAGACGTTTGCATCCAGTTTCGCGAACCAGCCCGATATCGTTTTCCCGAGGATCTACCGGGAGTACTCGAACGAGAACCTCCTGTGCATGGAGTATCTCGATGGCATCCAGCCGACCGACCCGAAGATCGACGAGCTGAGGGAAGAGGATCGGATACGCCTGGTCGATCTGGGCGCCGAGGCGATTATCTCGATGCTCTACCGGGACGGTTTCTTCCATGCCGATCTCCATCCCGCGAACCTGGTCATTCTCCCGGGGCCGAAGTGCGGCTTTATCGATCTCGGCATGGTCGGTCGCTTCGATTCCGACCTCAAGCACACCCTGCTGTACTACTACTACAGCTTGATCGCCGGAGAGCACGAGAATGCGGCCAACTACCTGTCGCTGATCGCCACGACCGGCACCAAGTCGGATCCGGTGGGATTCAGGCGCGATGTCGAAGACGTCTGCCGCCATTGGTCCCACCGCTCCCGCTTCAGTCAGTTCTCGCTGGCGGAGCTGATCATGCAGTCGGTTGCAAAAGGCGCCAAGCACCAGATGTACTTCCCGGTCGAGATGGTGCTGATGGTCAAAGCGATCGTGACCTTCGAGGCGGTCGGTCGGCTCCTGATGCCCGACTTCGACGTCACCAAGGTCTCGCGCAAGCACATGAACCGGATTCTGCTCGAGCGCTTCGGCCCGCTCCGGCTGACTCAGGAGAGTCTGACCGCGCTGCCGGAGCTCGTGGATACGCTGGCCAAGACGCCGCGCCTGGTGACCGAAGGACTGCGGTTAATGGAGCAAGCCACCAAGAGACCGACCGAGAATCCGTTCGCCGGCATGCGGGCCACCCTCCTGGGAGGCTTCTGTCTGGTTGCGGGAGCGATTCTCGCCGGAAGCGGCGGTCCCTGGCCGTTGTGGGTGGCGCTCCTGATCGCCGGTATCCTCCTTCCCATCCGGCGTGGCCGGTAGCTGGCCGGATCGGTGCTCGAACAGACGATCTACAACCCAGAGTTCTGGAAGCACCTGAGCATTCCGTTCGTTGCCGGCCTTATCGGCTGGGTCACGAACTGGGTGGCGATCAAGCTCACTTTCAAGCCGCTCGAGTTCGTCGGCCTGCGCCCCTTCCTGGGCTGGCAGGGGATCATTCCGTCAAAGGCCACCAAGATGGCTTCGATCTTCGTCGACAAGACGATGTTTCGTCTCGGCACGCTCGAGGAGCTGTTCCATTCGATGGAGCCGGATCTGATCGCCGATCACATCTCCAAGATCATGGATCGTCGTCTCGAGGGCTATACCGACGAGATCTTGTTCTACGAGCACCCGGCGGTCTGGCGGTTGCTGCCTCAGGCCGTCAAGGAAGGCGTCTACGAGCGGGTGCGAGCGGAGATGCCGAAGCTGATCAACGGGTTGATGGCGGAGGCCTCGGACGAGATCGAGGACTTGATCGACTTCAAACACATGCTCGTGACTCGGCTCGAGAACGACAAGGACCTGCTGAATCGGCTGTTCCTGGATGCCGGATCCGAAGAGTTCAAGTTCATCGTGCGCTCGGGCCTCTATTTCGGCTTCCTGTTCGGACTCATTCAGCTCACCGTCTGGATCTTCCACAAGTCCTGGTGGGTGCTGCCGGCGTTCGGTATTTTCGTGGGCTACGCCACCAACTGGCTTGCCATCAACATGATCTTCCGGCCGCTGAATGCGAAGCGAGTCGGTCCGTGGACGATTCAGGGTCTGTTCCTGCGCCGCCAGCGCGAGGTCGCGGCCGTGTGGTGCAGATTGGTGACGACCGAGATCATCACCCTGCAGCACATCATGTACGCGATGCTCTATGGCGCGCGCGCGGAGAGGGCCAAGGCCCTGATCAAGAAACATATCCAGCCGGTCGCGGATCGCGTCATGCAGACCTACGCTCCGGCGGCTCAGATCATCGTGAGAGAAGAGACGCTCGGGGAGATTCGAGAGTCGGTGGGTGAGAAGGCGGTGGCGGTCTCGACGGACCCCTTCGACCATTGGCCGTTCAATCGGGATCGAGCCGCGAGAGCGGAAGAGTTGCTGCGCGAGCGCATGGAAGACCTGCCGCCGCGCGAGTTCCAGGATCTACTGCGACCCTGCTTTCAAGAGGACGAGATGAAGCTCATCCTCACCGGCGCGGTGCTCGGCTTCCTCGCCGGGCTCGGACAGCTGATCTTCGTTTTCGGTGGCTTCGCCTGATCCGCTAGACAGTCCAGCTGATTCGATAGCGGCAGTGCGAGCTGCCGCGTGCCCGGCAGGCCTCTTCGGTCATCTCGACCTCGCTCGCGCCGCACATCTCGAGCGCTTCTTTGTACCAGCCGATCACGGTCAGGCAGTCGGTCTCCGAGAATGTTTCGGCGTCGTGGGTGGTGATGAACCCGGAAGTCGGACCGGTGCTCTCGTAGGTTCGGTAGCCGGTGTCGTAGTAGAAGCCGTAGATGCGGTCGGTCGCAGAGAGAAACCAGGCGGGATCGCGGCGGGCAGCGAAAGCTCGATGGGGCCCGGCCAGATTCTGCCGGGCCGAGGCCCGGCCGATCTGCTCGAAGATCTCACGGCTGCCCTCGCCGAGTACCGCGACGATGGCGCTGTCGAGCCGGTCATTGAGCTCGAACGGATGCCAGGTCGAAGCCAGGATGGAGCCTTCCAGGGTCTCGCGGTCCTCTTCCGGTAGCGCGTCGAGGATCTTCGTCCAGGCCCCCTCGCCGTAGTGCTCGCTGACGAAGGTGCGCCGGGCGAGAATCGCGGCGCCCTTGACCTTGGTTGCCATGGGCCGCAGTCTACCGATCTTTCGATCCGCCTGCTTCAATGACAGTTGAGAGGCCGGTGCTCCTCGAAGCCCTCGGGCTCGAGTTGAATCGTCTGGTGCGCGATTCCGAAGCGCTGGGTCAGCATTTCCCGGATTTCTGTCAGCACCTCGGTCCGCGGGCGCCCCTGGCAAACGACGTGCGCCGACAGCGATTCGAGGCCGCTGGTGATGGTCCAAACATGGAGGTCATGAACGGACACGACGCCGGGGAGTCGCGCGATGGCTGCGCGGACCTCGGCAACATCGATGTGCGCCGGGGTTCCCTCCATCAGGACCGCGACGGCCTCCTTCAGAAGCGACCAAGCCGAATAGACCACCAGCAGCCCGATCAGGACGGAGACCAGTGGGTCCACCCAATGCCAGGCGTAGAGCCAAATCAAGAGCCCCGCGACGAGTGCCTGGACGCTGCCCAGGGCGTCGGTCAGCACATGCAGCCAGGCGCCACGCAGATTGAGGCTGTCGGCCCGCCCCGCCGCGAGGATCCTCAGGCTGACGAGGTTGACCAGCAGCCCGCCGCCGGCGATTGCCATCATCTCGAGGCCCTTGACCTCGAGGGGCTGCTGCCAGCGCTCCCAGGCTTCCATGAAGACGAACACCGAGATCGCGAGCAGCGTCGCGCCGTTGACGAGTGCCGCCAGGATCTCGGTGCGATAGAAGCCGAAAGTGCGATCGGCCGTGGCCGGCCTCTGCGCGATCCGTACCGCGAAGAGGCTCAGCGCCAGGGCGGCGGCATCGGAAAGCATGTGGGCCGCATCGGCGAGCAGCGCCAGCGAGCCGGTCCAGAGACCGCCGATCACTTCGGCGACCATGTAGGCCACGGTCAGAGCCAGCGCCCATGCCAGCCGGCCCCGGTGGGCGAACATCGAGCTCGCGCTGCCGGCGTGATGATGGCCGTGGATGCTCACTCGTCTCGTCAGGCTGCTATGAACGGAGTCCGACCGGGCCGAGTCACCGGGGCGCCGACGGTCAGCTAGTCCCCGGACCCGCACACCGGCAGGAAGAAGGGATCTCGGCCCTCGCGCTGGCTCTCCGGCTTGTAGGGAATGTCGTAGTTGGGGGGAAAGTTGTGGTCGATACCGGGTTGAACGTCGTGAGGCACATTGCGCGGCCGGAAGAGGGTTCCGTCCGGCAGCACCGGCGGCGGACCGCCGTCAAAGGAGAACTTCTCTATCGCGCTGTGCCGGAACCAGGCCACAAGCCGTGGGTGGAGACAACCCTCTCCGACCTTGATCAGCTCGTGGTAGTGAACGTAACCGTCCGCGGCTTTTTCCAGTGCGATTCGGGGACTCCACCGGGAGATGACCAGATCGACCCAGAAGAGCTGCTGATGACTGCCGGCGTTCGAGGACCAGAAGCGCGGCGGCGCGCCCGCTCCCAGGGGGCCGGTATTGAAGTGCTTGCCGATCAGGCGCGGCTTGCCGCCAATCGGAAGACCCACCTTCCAGCAATGGCCCGGAAGATCCTGGGGCTGCCCGGCCTGGTCCGGGGTGGTGGGCAGCTGCAACTCCGGACCGAGCAGATACCAGAAGCTGCCGCCGAGCCGGATCTGCACCCGGTGGGTGAATCCTTCGAGGTCCGGCACCCCCGGGTTGACCAGGCAGAAGGGGAGCTCGGCGGCACTTGCGTCAGGAACCAGGCCAAGGCCCAGAAGACCCAGAATCGTGCCGATGCGGAGGGCTTTGATCATCGAGATCGCCACAATCATGTTCAACTCTAGCATCGACCGTGGAGCTGGAATCTTCCGTGAACGTGACTCGAATTCGGCCGTGTCGACCCTGCTGACCGTCCGACCGTCTGACCGTCTGACCGTCTGAAATACTCCGCCGATGAATGAGGTCGATCCGAGCGACGGTCTCAAGCGTGTCGTGTCGCGCTGGCAGATCGTGGCGCTGGCCCTGAACGACGTCATCGGCTCGGGCATCTACTTGCTGCCCGCTGCGGCCGCGGCGCTTCTGGGGCCGCGGAGCGTCTGGGCGGTTCTGGCCGCGGGAGGCGCGGTCTTTCTGGTGGTGTTGTGCTTCGCCGAGGCGTCGAGCTACTTCGACCAGCCCGGCGGTGCCTACCTCTACGCGCGCGAAGCCTTCGGCGACTTCATCGGTTTCGAGGTGGGCTGGATGACCTGGCTGACGCGCGTGGCCTCGGTCGGATCGCTCGCGGCCGGCTTCGCCCAGGCGCTGGCGTATCTCTGGCCCGGTGCCGCCGGGGGGTGGGGGAGGGTCGTCGCCGTGGTCGTGCCGACGCTGGTTCTGATGTGGCTCAACGTCATCGGCGTCAAGAGCGGTGTGCGCACGGCCATCGTACTGGTGGCCAGCAAACTGGTGCCCCTGGGGGTGTTCGTGGGGCTGGGCTTCTGGTTCGCGAGTGCCGGTCGGGTCGCTTCCCAGCCGGCCGGGACCGGCGACCTGGGCGCCGCCGCCCTCCTGTTGCTCTACGCCTACGCCGGTTTCGAGAACACCACCGCTCCCGCCGGCGAATACAAGAATCCTCGCCGGGATCTGCCCTACGCGCTCTTGCTGCACATCGTGCTGATCACGGCGCTCTACTTTGCCGTCCAGTGGATCGCGCTCGCCATGCTCGGCAACGTTGCCTCGTCCGAGACCCCGCTCGCCGACGCGGCCCGGCACGTGGCCGGTCCCGCGGCCGGCCTGCTCCTGACCGTGGGCGCTACGCTTTCGATTCTGGGTACCCAGAGCAACACGATTCTGATTGGTCCCCGGTACCTGTACGCCCTGGCGCGCGATGGCTACGGCCCGGCGCTCTTCGGCCGTCTCCATGCCCGTTTCCGGACCCCGGACGCCGCTATCGTGCTCCAGGTCGCGATCGCTCTGCCGCTCGCCCTCACCGGCACCTTCGTCGGCCTGGCTACGCTTTCGGTGGTGGCGAGACTGGCGACCTACTTCGGCACCATCGCCGCCGTCCCCGTGCTGCGTCGCAAGCTCGGCTCGCGGGGCGCGGCCACCACCTGGAAGCTCCCGGGCGGGCCGCTGGTGCCAGTGGCGGCGGGCCTGGTCACGCTGGCGCTTGCCGCCAGCGCCGAGCCGAAGCATCTGATCTCGGCTGGCCTGGCTCTGCTAGTGGGAGCTATTGTCTACCGCTTTCGCCGGGCCTGACCGGCTTCGAGCGGCTTTGACCGGCCTCTGCCGGCTTCTGCCGGCTTCTGCCGGCCCCTGATCAACCCGGTCGCAACCAACACGTAGGCGGCAAGGAGCGCCGGCGCGAAGTAGGGAACCGAGAGGAACGTCAACTGGGCCGCGCGCGACAGCTCATCGACCGCGCCAAAGCCCTCGGAGAACTGGATCGCGAGCGCTCCGAGGACGACGAGAGCGAGCTCGTACGGGCGCCTGCCCGATACCCCGGCCGGAGCGGACCGCCGCCGCTGGAGGGCCACCACCAGGGCCATCACCTGGACCGGCAGCGTCAAGACCAGTGTGTGGTTCCAGATGATCGGGGTGG
Encoded here:
- a CDS encoding amino acid permease, whose translation is MNEVDPSDGLKRVVSRWQIVALALNDVIGSGIYLLPAAAAALLGPRSVWAVLAAGGAVFLVVLCFAEASSYFDQPGGAYLYAREAFGDFIGFEVGWMTWLTRVASVGSLAAGFAQALAYLWPGAAGGWGRVVAVVVPTLVLMWLNVIGVKSGVRTAIVLVASKLVPLGVFVGLGFWFASAGRVASQPAGTGDLGAAALLLLYAYAGFENTTAPAGEYKNPRRDLPYALLLHIVLITALYFAVQWIALAMLGNVASSETPLADAARHVAGPAAGLLLTVGATLSILGTQSNTILIGPRYLYALARDGYGPALFGRLHARFRTPDAAIVLQVAIALPLALTGTFVGLATLSVVARLATYFGTIAAVPVLRRKLGSRGAATTWKLPGGPLVPVAAGLVTLALAASAEPKHLISAGLALLVGAIVYRFRRA
- a CDS encoding cation transporter, which produces MFAHRGRLAWALALTVAYMVAEVIGGLWTGSLALLADAAHMLSDAAALALSLFAVRIAQRPATADRTFGFYRTEILAALVNGATLLAISVFVFMEAWERWQQPLEVKGLEMMAIAGGGLLVNLVSLRILAAGRADSLNLRGAWLHVLTDALGSVQALVAGLLIWLYAWHWVDPLVSVLIGLLVVYSAWSLLKEAVAVLMEGTPAHIDVAEVRAAIARLPGVVSVHDLHVWTITSGLESLSAHVVCQGRPRTEVLTEIREMLTQRFGIAHQTIQLEPEGFEEHRPLNCH
- a CDS encoding TIGR02265 family protein codes for the protein MATKVKGAAILARRTFVSEHYGEGAWTKILDALPEEDRETLEGSILASTWHPFELNDRLDSAIVAVLGEGSREIFEQIGRASARQNLAGPHRAFAARRDPAWFLSATDRIYGFYYDTGYRTYESTGPTSGFITTHDAETFSETDCLTVIGWYKEALEMCGASEVEMTEEACRARGSSHCRYRISWTV
- a CDS encoding DUF445 family protein; the protein is MLEQTIYNPEFWKHLSIPFVAGLIGWVTNWVAIKLTFKPLEFVGLRPFLGWQGIIPSKATKMASIFVDKTMFRLGTLEELFHSMEPDLIADHISKIMDRRLEGYTDEILFYEHPAVWRLLPQAVKEGVYERVRAEMPKLINGLMAEASDEIEDLIDFKHMLVTRLENDKDLLNRLFLDAGSEEFKFIVRSGLYFGFLFGLIQLTVWIFHKSWWVLPAFGIFVGYATNWLAINMIFRPLNAKRVGPWTIQGLFLRRQREVAAVWCRLVTTEIITLQHIMYAMLYGARAERAKALIKKHIQPVADRVMQTYAPAAQIIVREETLGEIRESVGEKAVAVSTDPFDHWPFNRDRAARAEELLRERMEDLPPREFQDLLRPCFQEDEMKLILTGAVLGFLAGLGQLIFVFGGFA
- a CDS encoding AarF/ABC1/UbiB kinase family protein codes for the protein MLEVSKNKEIPAPDPAKPGVERDFGRHVDTGGHGLIRRFLTTSRHAWGLGLGALVARVRELPKRERRRIRYLLLRPILAVVALPVNRKLKREPVEVQLRRRLERLGPTYIKLGQILSAREDLLPPKVTNELKNLLDKLPAVPYPMFFELVSKHLGRPVDEVFAHIRTRPLGSASIGQIHLATLNSGEQVVLKVVKPGIRKTLKRDTILLKTLGAILQILMPSFQPRRVISEFCEYTLREVDLSREADSAETFASSFANQPDIVFPRIYREYSNENLLCMEYLDGIQPTDPKIDELREEDRIRLVDLGAEAIISMLYRDGFFHADLHPANLVILPGPKCGFIDLGMVGRFDSDLKHTLLYYYYSLIAGEHENAANYLSLIATTGTKSDPVGFRRDVEDVCRHWSHRSRFSQFSLAELIMQSVAKGAKHQMYFPVEMVLMVKAIVTFEAVGRLLMPDFDVTKVSRKHMNRILLERFGPLRLTQESLTALPELVDTLAKTPRLVTEGLRLMEQATKRPTENPFAGMRATLLGGFCLVAGAILAGSGGPWPLWVALLIAGILLPIRRGR